In one Pseudomonas sp. SG20056 genomic region, the following are encoded:
- a CDS encoding SO2930 family diheme c-type cytochrome: protein MRRLLLGALLLLAGCEQQPAPLYLPQGDNYPQTLSEWGMLQRADGFIAPVAEALPYDLNTPLFTDYAHKLRSVWMPAGTAASYGDAHFDYPVGTVLSKTFYYPKDAQGRLLLNERDDRDPQRGLELARVQLIETRILLKQQDGWVALPYVWDEQQQEAHLEWAGDSRELSLLNAEGKTQAVAYQVPDANQCAGCHEETAGQGVNPLGPKARHLNKDFAYADGTHNQLQHWQQQGRLQAVPAELQGVPQNALWPTPRAGESLEQQARSYLDANCSHCHNPKGPGRTSGLLLDPATAIGISYGLCKQPVAAGKGSGDRLVDIHPGQPDKSVLLFRVESVDPSIMMPELGRSTVHTEGVDVLQRWIASLQGDC from the coding sequence ATGCGTCGTCTGTTATTGGGGGCGCTGTTGCTCCTCGCTGGCTGCGAGCAGCAGCCGGCGCCGCTGTACTTGCCGCAAGGTGACAACTACCCGCAAACCCTCAGCGAGTGGGGCATGCTGCAACGCGCCGATGGTTTTATCGCGCCCGTTGCTGAGGCCTTGCCCTACGACCTGAACACCCCGTTGTTCACCGACTACGCGCACAAACTGCGCAGCGTGTGGATGCCGGCGGGTACAGCGGCGAGTTATGGCGACGCGCACTTCGATTACCCGGTGGGCACGGTGCTGAGCAAGACCTTCTACTACCCCAAGGATGCTCAGGGCCGCCTGCTGCTGAACGAGCGGGATGATCGCGATCCGCAGCGCGGTCTGGAGCTGGCGCGGGTGCAGTTGATCGAGACACGCATCCTGCTGAAACAGCAGGACGGCTGGGTAGCGTTGCCCTATGTGTGGGATGAACAGCAACAAGAGGCGCATCTGGAATGGGCGGGTGACAGCCGCGAGTTGAGCTTGCTGAATGCCGAGGGCAAGACTCAGGCAGTGGCCTATCAGGTGCCGGATGCCAACCAGTGTGCTGGTTGCCATGAAGAAACCGCAGGGCAGGGCGTCAATCCGCTGGGGCCGAAGGCGCGGCACCTGAACAAGGATTTTGCCTACGCCGACGGCACGCACAATCAGTTGCAGCACTGGCAGCAGCAGGGCCGTTTGCAGGCTGTGCCGGCCGAGTTGCAGGGCGTGCCGCAGAACGCCTTATGGCCGACGCCGCGCGCTGGCGAAAGTCTGGAGCAGCAGGCGCGCAGTTACCTGGACGCCAACTGCAGCCACTGTCACAACCCCAAAGGGCCGGGGCGTACTTCGGGGCTGTTGCTCGACCCGGCCACGGCCATCGGCATCAGTTATGGCTTGTGCAAGCAGCCGGTGGCGGCGGGCAAAGGCTCGGGTGATCGGCTGGTGGATATTCACCCGGGCCAGCCGGATAAGTCGGTACTGCTGTTTCGCGTGGAAAGTGTCGACCCGAGCATCATGATGCCGGAGCTGGGACGCTCCACCGTGCATACCGAGGGCGTGGACGTACTGCAGCGATGGATTGCCAGCCTGCAAGGAGACTGTTGA
- a CDS encoding transglutaminase family protein, whose amino-acid sequence MSIHIALHHVSHYRYDRAVNLGPQVVRLRPAPHSRTRVLSYALKVEPGEHFINWQQDPQGNYLARLVFPEKTRELKIEVDLVAEMAVFNPFDFFLEPYAEKIPFSYTEGEQLELAPYLVKLPAGKLFAKYLASIERTPLPSVDFLVALNQRLSTDISYLIRLEPGVQTPEESLEKGSGSCRDSAWLLVQLFRHLGLAARFVSGYLIQLKADVKSLDGPSGTEVDFTDLHAWCEVYLPGAGWIGLDPTSGLFAGEGHIPLACSPEPSSAAPISGGVDESECEFSHEMWVERIWEAPRVSKPYSEAQWQAIVDLGQKIDEDLQEQDVRLTMGGEPTFVALDYPDDPEWNTAALGPNKRRLATDLFHRLREHYAAQALVHFGQGKWYPGEQLPRWSLNAYWRRDGEPIWHNPALYADEQKDYGVDAAKAADFLTLLAERLGVDAKYCVPAYEDRFYYLWRERKLPINVSAEDPRLADPLERERLRKVFEQGLDKVIGHILPLARQAKQLGWQSGSWFLRDEHCRLIPGDSAMGYRLPLDSQPWVSEADYPYITPEDPSQCFAPLPAAAQIKPQSRGVWSGSQTSTNKRPLLGQSAAGVVRTALCAEPRDGKLYLFMPPLVRLEDYLELVAAIEATAAEMKCPVLLEGYEPPLDPRLQFFRVTPDPGVIEVNIHPAASWDELVERTEFLYEQARECRLSSEKFMIDGRHTGTGGGNHFVLGGATPVDSPFLRRPDLLRSLISYWHNHPSLSYLFSGLFIGPTSQAPRIDEARNDALYELEIAFAQMPEVGRDCQPWLVDRLLRNLLVDVTGNTHRSEFCIDKLYSPDSASGRLGLLELRAFEMPPHAQMSLAQQLLIRALIARFWREPYKPARLVRWGTELHDRYLLPHFIEQDFADVLQELDGCGYRLHSEWFAPHFEFRFPKSGDFNVKGIELELRQALEPWHVLGEEGGGGGTVRYVDSSLERMQVKLSGLPSDRYVLTCNGVPVPLRPTGKVGEFVGGVRFRAWQPANCLHPTIEVHAPLVFDLVDSWMNRSLGGCQYHVAHPGGRNYDSLPVNAYEAESRRMARFFRLGHSPGKRPTLPPINNNELPMTLDLRLV is encoded by the coding sequence GTGTCGATTCATATCGCCTTGCACCATGTCAGCCACTACCGCTACGACCGCGCGGTCAATCTTGGCCCGCAGGTCGTGCGCCTGCGTCCTGCACCGCACAGCCGTACCCGGGTGCTGTCCTACGCGTTGAAGGTCGAGCCGGGCGAGCACTTTATCAACTGGCAGCAGGACCCCCAGGGCAACTACCTGGCGCGCCTGGTGTTTCCGGAAAAGACCCGGGAGTTGAAAATCGAGGTCGATCTGGTCGCCGAAATGGCGGTGTTTAACCCCTTCGATTTCTTCCTCGAACCCTACGCCGAAAAAATCCCCTTCTCTTATACCGAGGGCGAACAGCTGGAGCTGGCGCCTTATCTGGTCAAGCTGCCGGCCGGCAAGCTGTTTGCCAAGTACCTGGCCAGCATCGAGCGCACGCCTCTGCCGAGCGTGGATTTTCTGGTGGCGCTGAATCAGCGCCTTTCCACCGATATCAGCTACCTGATCCGCCTGGAACCCGGCGTGCAGACGCCGGAAGAAAGTCTGGAGAAAGGCTCCGGCTCCTGCCGCGATTCGGCCTGGCTGCTGGTGCAGCTGTTCCGCCACCTGGGCCTGGCCGCGCGCTTTGTTTCCGGCTACCTGATCCAGCTGAAAGCCGATGTGAAATCCCTCGACGGTCCATCCGGCACCGAGGTGGATTTCACCGACCTGCATGCCTGGTGCGAGGTCTATTTGCCTGGCGCCGGCTGGATTGGCCTGGACCCGACCAGCGGCCTGTTTGCTGGGGAGGGCCATATCCCGCTGGCCTGCAGCCCTGAGCCGTCTTCGGCCGCGCCGATCAGCGGTGGCGTGGATGAAAGTGAATGCGAGTTCAGCCATGAAATGTGGGTCGAACGTATCTGGGAAGCACCGCGGGTGAGCAAGCCTTACAGCGAGGCGCAGTGGCAGGCGATTGTCGACCTCGGGCAAAAGATCGATGAGGACCTGCAGGAGCAGGACGTGCGCCTGACCATGGGCGGCGAGCCGACCTTTGTCGCCCTCGATTACCCGGATGATCCGGAGTGGAACACCGCCGCCCTCGGGCCGAACAAACGCCGCCTGGCCACCGATTTGTTCCATCGCCTGCGCGAGCACTACGCAGCGCAAGCACTGGTGCATTTCGGTCAGGGCAAGTGGTACCCCGGCGAGCAGCTGCCGCGCTGGTCGTTGAATGCCTACTGGCGGCGCGATGGCGAGCCGATCTGGCACAACCCGGCGCTGTATGCCGATGAGCAAAAAGACTACGGCGTCGATGCGGCCAAGGCCGCCGACTTTCTTACCCTGCTCGCCGAGCGCCTGGGCGTGGACGCTAAATACTGCGTGCCGGCCTATGAGGACCGCTTCTACTACCTGTGGCGCGAGCGCAAGCTGCCGATCAACGTCAGCGCCGAAGACCCACGCCTGGCTGACCCGCTGGAGCGCGAGCGCCTGCGCAAGGTGTTCGAGCAGGGGCTGGACAAAGTGATCGGGCATATCCTGCCGTTGGCCCGGCAGGCCAAGCAGCTGGGCTGGCAGAGTGGCAGCTGGTTTTTGCGTGATGAGCACTGCCGGCTGATCCCCGGCGATTCGGCGATGGGCTACCGCCTGCCGCTGGATTCGCAACCCTGGGTCAGTGAGGCCGACTACCCCTACATTACCCCGGAAGACCCGAGCCAGTGCTTCGCTCCGTTGCCGGCAGCGGCGCAGATCAAGCCGCAGTCGCGCGGTGTCTGGTCGGGCAGTCAGACCAGTACGAACAAACGTCCGCTGCTCGGTCAGTCGGCTGCCGGTGTGGTGCGCACCGCGCTGTGCGCCGAGCCGCGTGACGGCAAGCTCTATCTGTTTATGCCTCCGCTGGTGCGCCTGGAAGATTACCTGGAGTTGGTGGCCGCCATCGAAGCCACTGCTGCCGAGATGAAGTGCCCGGTGCTGCTGGAAGGTTATGAACCGCCACTGGACCCGCGCCTGCAGTTCTTCCGTGTAACTCCGGACCCCGGCGTAATCGAGGTGAATATCCACCCGGCCGCCAGTTGGGATGAGCTGGTCGAACGCACCGAGTTTCTCTACGAGCAGGCGCGCGAGTGCCGCCTGTCCAGCGAGAAATTTATGATCGATGGCCGTCACACCGGCACCGGTGGCGGTAATCACTTTGTTCTCGGCGGCGCGACGCCAGTGGACTCACCGTTTCTGCGGCGGCCGGATCTGCTGCGCAGCCTGATCAGCTACTGGCACAACCATCCGTCGCTGTCCTACCTGTTCAGCGGCCTGTTTATCGGCCCGACGTCCCAGGCGCCGCGTATCGATGAAGCGCGTAACGATGCGCTGTATGAGCTGGAAATCGCCTTCGCGCAGATGCCCGAAGTGGGCCGCGACTGCCAGCCCTGGTTGGTCGACCGCCTGCTGCGCAACCTGCTGGTGGACGTGACCGGTAACACCCACCGCTCCGAGTTCTGTATCGACAAGCTGTACTCGCCGGACTCGGCCTCTGGGCGCCTTGGTCTGCTGGAGCTGCGCGCCTTCGAGATGCCGCCCCATGCGCAGATGAGCCTGGCCCAGCAGCTATTGATTCGCGCGCTGATCGCGCGTTTCTGGCGTGAACCCTACAAGCCGGCGCGACTGGTGCGCTGGGGCACCGAGCTGCATGACCGCTACCTGCTGCCGCACTTTATCGAGCAGGATTTTGCCGACGTGCTGCAGGAGCTCGACGGCTGTGGCTATCGCCTGCACAGCGAGTGGTTTGCCCCGCACTTCGAGTTCCGCTTTCCCAAATCCGGGGATTTCAACGTCAAGGGCATCGAGCTGGAACTGCGTCAGGCCCTGGAACCCTGGCATGTGCTGGGCGAGGAGGGCGGTGGTGGCGGCACGGTGCGTTATGTGGATTCCTCGCTGGAGCGTATGCAGGTCAAACTCAGCGGCCTGCCGAGTGACCGCTATGTGTTGACCTGCAACGGCGTGCCGGTGCCGTTGCGGCCCACCGGCAAGGTCGGCGAGTTTGTCGGCGGCGTACGTTTCCGCGCCTGGCAGCCGGCCAACTGCCTGCACCCGACCATCGAAGTACACGCGCCGCTGGTCTTCGACCTGGTGGACAGCTGGATGAACCGCTCTCTGGGTGGCTGCCAGTACCATGTCGCCCACCCCGGCGGACGTAATTACGACAGCCTGCCGGTGAATGCCTACGAGGCGGAGAGCCGGCGCATGGCGCGCTTCTTCCGTTTGGGCCACAGCCCCGGCAAACGCCCTACATTGCCGCCAATCAACAATAATGAACTGCCCATGACCCTGGATTTGCGCCTGGTTTAG
- a CDS encoding circularly permuted type 2 ATP-grasp protein, with amino-acid sequence MPDLLADYPLTPGAYHELFDTDGQVRPHWRLLLERLQRSSPAQLAQRQALLARQIQENGVTYNVYADPDGADRPWELDLLPNLIPAEEWQQIAAGVAQRAGLLNAVLADLYGPQQLLADGLLPAELVFGHNNYLWPCQGVQSPGGTYLHLYAVDLARAPDGRWWVTADRTQAPSGAGYALENRQIVSRAFPELYRDLRVQYLAGFFRTLQDTLARQAPAGSETPLVVLLTPGRFNESYFEHLYLARQLGYPLVEGSDLTVRDAKVYLKTLAGLRRVHAVLRRLDDDFCDPLELRTDSALGVPGLLEAVRQGHVLVANALGSGVLESPGLPGFLPAIAEKLLGEELLLPSVASWWCGEPPVLDKALEQLDELLVRASFPSQSFAPVFGRDLDEAQRAELAERLKARPYAYVAQALAQLSQAPVWQPEEGQLAPRAIGMRVFAVASAEGYRVMPGGLTRVAAEADAEVVSMQRGGASKDTWVLGERHAGGEPWQWLRPLGVADLVRSDPYLPSRVVENLYWFGRYSERCEDGARLLRIMLARYVDDDDDPQALQTALSLAESLGLLPDAESGELQQRLLEALLGEDWPGSLRGNLQRLQWVAGSVRGKLSQANWQALLELQREAQGLSSEQADFGELLDFLDRLLLSLAALSGFALDDMTRDDGWRFLMLGRCIERLQFLCDSLANFLTSSAAQDQSALEWLLELGNSSITYRTRYLASAQLIPVLDLLLLDEQNPHAVLFQVRTLLRSLARLGERFELPSERRLKHLEGQLARFSLASLENPLFGAASVQEVLDGLSGLLESISQASADISDRLGLRFFVHVDASQRTQSS; translated from the coding sequence ATGCCCGACCTGCTTGCCGACTACCCCCTGACGCCAGGGGCTTACCACGAACTGTTTGACACAGACGGTCAGGTGCGTCCGCACTGGCGCCTGTTGCTGGAGCGTCTGCAGCGCAGCAGCCCGGCGCAGCTGGCGCAGCGTCAGGCCTTGCTGGCCCGACAGATTCAGGAAAATGGGGTGACCTACAACGTCTACGCCGACCCCGATGGCGCCGACCGGCCGTGGGAGCTGGACCTGCTGCCTAATCTGATTCCGGCCGAAGAATGGCAGCAGATCGCCGCCGGCGTGGCCCAGCGGGCCGGTTTGCTAAATGCCGTGTTGGCCGACCTGTATGGCCCACAGCAACTGCTGGCCGACGGGCTGTTGCCGGCTGAGCTGGTGTTTGGCCACAACAACTACCTGTGGCCCTGCCAGGGTGTGCAGTCGCCTGGCGGCACCTACCTGCACCTGTATGCGGTGGATCTGGCCCGTGCGCCGGATGGCCGCTGGTGGGTCACCGCCGACCGCACCCAGGCGCCGTCTGGTGCGGGTTATGCCCTGGAAAATCGGCAGATCGTCTCCCGCGCTTTTCCCGAGCTGTACCGCGACCTGCGCGTGCAATACCTGGCCGGTTTCTTCCGCACTCTGCAGGACACCCTGGCGCGCCAGGCCCCGGCCGGCAGTGAAACACCGCTGGTGGTGCTGCTCACCCCGGGGCGTTTTAACGAGAGCTATTTTGAGCACCTGTACCTGGCGCGTCAGCTCGGCTATCCGCTGGTGGAAGGCAGCGATCTGACCGTGCGCGACGCCAAGGTCTACCTGAAGACCCTGGCTGGCCTGCGCCGTGTGCATGCAGTGCTGCGCCGTCTGGATGATGACTTTTGCGACCCGCTGGAATTGCGCACCGACTCGGCCCTCGGTGTGCCAGGCCTGCTGGAAGCGGTGCGCCAGGGCCATGTGCTGGTGGCCAATGCCCTCGGCAGCGGTGTGCTGGAGTCCCCAGGTTTGCCGGGCTTTCTGCCGGCCATTGCGGAAAAGCTATTGGGCGAAGAACTGCTGCTGCCGAGTGTCGCCAGTTGGTGGTGCGGCGAACCGCCGGTGCTGGACAAGGCCCTGGAACAGCTCGACGAGTTGCTGGTGCGCGCCAGCTTTCCCTCGCAGAGTTTTGCCCCGGTGTTTGGCCGTGATCTGGATGAAGCGCAGCGCGCCGAGTTGGCTGAGCGACTCAAGGCGCGGCCTTATGCCTATGTTGCCCAGGCGCTGGCGCAGCTGTCGCAGGCACCGGTCTGGCAGCCTGAAGAAGGCCAACTGGCGCCGCGCGCCATCGGCATGCGGGTATTCGCTGTGGCGAGTGCCGAGGGTTACCGGGTCATGCCCGGTGGCCTGACTCGGGTCGCCGCCGAAGCCGATGCCGAAGTGGTGTCGATGCAGCGCGGCGGCGCCAGCAAGGACACCTGGGTGCTCGGCGAACGGCATGCCGGCGGCGAACCCTGGCAATGGCTGCGCCCGCTGGGCGTGGCCGACCTGGTGCGCAGCGACCCCTATCTGCCTTCGCGGGTGGTGGAAAACCTCTACTGGTTTGGCCGCTACAGCGAACGCTGTGAAGACGGTGCGCGGCTGCTACGCATCATGCTGGCGCGCTATGTCGATGACGACGATGACCCGCAGGCGCTGCAAACCGCCCTGAGTCTGGCCGAGAGCCTGGGCCTGCTACCGGATGCTGAAAGCGGCGAACTGCAACAGCGCCTGCTTGAAGCGCTGCTGGGTGAGGACTGGCCGGGCAGCCTGCGTGGCAATCTGCAGCGCCTGCAGTGGGTGGCCGGCAGCGTGCGCGGCAAGCTGTCCCAGGCCAACTGGCAGGCCCTGCTCGAATTGCAGCGCGAGGCCCAGGGGTTGAGCAGCGAGCAGGCCGACTTCGGCGAACTGCTGGATTTTCTCGACCGCCTGCTGCTGTCATTGGCGGCGCTGTCGGGCTTTGCCCTGGACGATATGACCCGCGATGACGGTTGGCGCTTTCTGATGCTCGGGCGTTGTATCGAACGCCTGCAGTTTCTCTGCGACAGCCTGGCCAACTTCCTCACCAGCAGCGCGGCGCAGGATCAGTCGGCGCTGGAATGGCTGCTGGAGCTGGGCAACAGCAGCATCACCTACCGCACCCGTTACCTGGCTTCCGCGCAGCTGATTCCGGTACTCGACCTGTTGCTGCTGGATGAGCAGAACCCGCATGCCGTGCTGTTTCAGGTGCGCACCCTGCTGCGCTCGCTGGCGCGCCTGGGCGAGCGTTTCGAGCTGCCCAGCGAGCGTCGGCTGAAACACCTGGAAGGGCAGTTGGCGCGCTTTAGTCTGGCCAGCCTGGAGAATCCGCTGTTTGGCGCGGCGAGCGTGCAGGAGGTGCTGGATGGTTTGTCTGGGCTGTTGGAAAGCATCAGCCAGGCCAGTGCGGACATCTCCGACCGTTTAGGCTTGCGCTTTTTTGTGCATGTCGACGCCAGCCAGCGGACGCAATCCTCATGA